DNA from Asanoa sp. WMMD1127:
GGCCGGGGTCGCCTCGTGGCTGACCAGGCGCAGGCCGACCGCGCGGCCCGGGTGCTCGAGCAGCCGCCGGCCGGCGCCGACCACCGTCGGGGCGACGACGAGCCGGACGGCGTCGACGAGGCCCGCGGAGAGCAGCGCGTTGCCGAGCCGGGCACTGCCGTGGATCTGCAGCTCCCGCCCCGGCCGGGCGCGCCGCGCGGCGACGTCGTCGAAGCGCAGCAGCGTCGCGGGCTGCCACGGCGCCTCCGTGAGCGTCGCGGTGACCACGTGCTTCGGCAGGGCGTTCATCCGTTCCGTGAACGGGTCGTCGGGGTCGGTGATGTGCGGCCAGGCGGCGGCGAACTCCTCGTAGGTGCGGCGGCCGAGCAGCAGGCCGTCGGCCAGCGACAGCCAGTGCGACGCGGCCTCGATGAACCGGCCGTCGGCGTGCGGGGTCAACCAGCCGCCGCGGGTGAAGCCCTCGCTGCGGTCCTCGTCGGCCGAGCCGGGGCCCTGGCTGACGCCGTCCAGCGAGACGAACTCGGTGATCGTGACCCTCATGCCGCCTCCACCTCGCCGGCGAGCTGCGCGGTGACCGTGCCCCAGCCGTCTGCGAAGCCGAGCTTCTCGTGCCGGGCCCGGGCGGTCGGGTCGCCGTGCCGCACCAGGATCCGGTAGTCGGTGCCGTCGGGGTGGTCGTGCAGGGTGATCTCGGCGGTCATGGCGATGCCGCCGGCGTCGGCGGGGCGCCAGGTGCTGTCGATGGCCGTGGTGAAGACGATCCGGGTCTGCTCGTCGGCGGCGAGGAACGCCGCGTCCAGGTGCGGGACGAACAGCTCGCCGTCCTCGCTGAGCCGGGTGACGAACGCGCCGCCCGGGCGCACCTCGAGGCGCTCGACGCGGCAGCGGGCCGGCGCGGGCACCCACCAGCGGGCCAGCCGGGCGGGGTCGGTCCAGGCGCGCCAGACGGCGGCGCGGGGGGCCCTGATCACCCGGTCGAGGGCGAGGTCGAGGTCGGGGTTCATGGTTGGTCCTCCTCGGTGAGCAGACGCTCCAGCCGGTCGGTGCGGTCCTCCCAGAGGCGCCGCTGCTCGGCGAGCCAGTCGTCGACGAGCGCGAGCCGCTCCCGGTTGAGCACGCAGGTGCGTACCCGCCCGGATTTGACGGTGCTGATCAGGCCGCTGGACTCGAGCGTGTGCACGTGCTTCATGAACGACGGCAGCGTCATCGGGAACTCGCGGGCCAGGTCGCCCACGCTGGTCGGGCCGCGACCGAGGCGCCGGACGACGCCCCGTCGGGTCGGGTCGGCCAGGGCGACGAACACGCCGTCGAGATCGGCCGAATACTGTGCCATGAGGCTAAGTATTGCGGCCGATGATAGTTAGCGCAAGGGCTAAGTGTTTCCGGTCAGCCAGCCCGGCGGCGGGCGCGGCGGGCGGCGAGCTCGTCGCCGGCGGGGGCCTCGTCGGCCGGCTCCTCGGCGGCCGGCTCGGCCGGCTCCGCGGGCAGGTGCGACAGCGAGCCCTGGATCTCCTTGAAGGCGCCGCCGATCGCGATGCCGAACACGCCCTGGCCGCCCTGGAGCAGGTCGACGACCTCCTCCGGTGACCGGCACTCGTAAACCGTGGTGCCGTCGGAGATCAGCGTGATCCCGGCCAGGTCGTCGACGCCGCGGGAGCGCAGCGTCTCGATGGCCTTGCGGATGTTCTGCAGCGAGACGCCGGCGTCGAGGAGGCGCTTGACCACCTTGAGCACGACCAGGTCGCGGAACGAGTAGAGGCGCTGCGTGCCGGAGCCGGACGCGTCGCGCACGCTGGGCACCACCAGCGCCGTGCGGGCCCAGTAGTCGAGCTGGCGGTAGCTGATGCCGACCGCGTGGCAGGCGGTGACGCCGCGATATCCGACGGTGTCGTCGTCGGTGGGCGCCGGCGCCGCGGCGTCGGTCGGGCCCGCGGGGTCGGGTCTGCCCGCAGGATCAGGATCACGTGGGTCGGGCATGTGGCTACCTCCCCGCCAGCGGGGTGCCGCGCCGTGCCGGGACGCGCACCCGTCAACAGCGCCAACCCTATAGCTCACATCGAGGCTCCGGGCGCAGGCTTTGCCCCGACACGCCGCGAACGCAGGACGGTTCCCCGCTTACGGGTTGGTCTCTTGCCACGGCCCTTGCCGCAACGGACATCCCGGCGGCCCCGCGACGCGGGGTCAGCCCGCGAAGTCCTCCGGCCGGACCTGCTCCAGGAACTCCCGGAACTTCTCGACCTCGTCCTCCTGCTCGTCAGGAATGACGATGCCGGCCTCGGAGAGCACCTGCTCGGCGCAGCGGATCGGGGCGCCGACGCGCAACGCCAGCGCGATCGAGTCGCTCGGGC
Protein-coding regions in this window:
- a CDS encoding dihydrofolate reductase family protein; this encodes MRVTITEFVSLDGVSQGPGSADEDRSEGFTRGGWLTPHADGRFIEAASHWLSLADGLLLGRRTYEEFAAAWPHITDPDDPFTERMNALPKHVVTATLTEAPWQPATLLRFDDVAARRARPGRELQIHGSARLGNALLSAGLVDAVRLVVAPTVVGAGRRLLEHPGRAVGLRLVSHEATPAGMLLLEYEPTGDAPVADYQGASAV
- a CDS encoding SRPBCC domain-containing protein — protein: MNPDLDLALDRVIRAPRAAVWRAWTDPARLARWWVPAPARCRVERLEVRPGGAFVTRLSEDGELFVPHLDAAFLAADEQTRIVFTTAIDSTWRPADAGGIAMTAEITLHDHPDGTDYRILVRHGDPTARARHEKLGFADGWGTVTAQLAGEVEAA
- a CDS encoding helix-turn-helix transcriptional regulator — protein: MAQYSADLDGVFVALADPTRRGVVRRLGRGPTSVGDLAREFPMTLPSFMKHVHTLESSGLISTVKSGRVRTCVLNRERLALVDDWLAEQRRLWEDRTDRLERLLTEEDQP
- a CDS encoding MerR family transcriptional regulator, with the protein product MPDPRDPDPAGRPDPAGPTDAAAPAPTDDDTVGYRGVTACHAVGISYRQLDYWARTALVVPSVRDASGSGTQRLYSFRDLVVLKVVKRLLDAGVSLQNIRKAIETLRSRGVDDLAGITLISDGTTVYECRSPEEVVDLLQGGQGVFGIAIGGAFKEIQGSLSHLPAEPAEPAAEEPADEAPAGDELAARRARRRAG